The Nycticebus coucang isolate mNycCou1 chromosome 2, mNycCou1.pri, whole genome shotgun sequence genome includes a window with the following:
- the HSD11B2 gene encoding 11-beta-hydroxysteroid dehydrogenase type 2, giving the protein MERWPWPSGGAWLLVAARALLQLLRADLRLGRPLLAALALLAALDWLCQRLLPPPAALAVLAAAGWIALSRLARPSRLPVATRAVLITGCDSGFGKETAKKLDSMGFTVLATVLELNGPGALELRACCSPRLKLLQMDLTKPADISRVLELTKAHTTSTGLWGLVNNAGHNEVVADVELSPVATFRNCMEVNFFGALELTKGLLPLLRCSRGRIVTIGSPAGDMPYPCLAAYGTSKAAIALLMDTFSCELLPWGVKVSVIQPGCFKTESVTNVGHWEQRKQLLLASLPQELLQAYGKDYVEHLHRQFLNSLRMAVPDLSPVVDAITDALLAAQPRLRYYPGRGTGLMYFIHYYLPESLRRRFLQTFFISHCLPRALQPGQPGPISAQDPNPSSGSSPTLAQ; this is encoded by the exons ATGGAGCGCTGGCCTTGGCCGTCGGGCGGCGCCTGGCTGCTCGTGGCTGCCCGCGCGCTGCTGCAGCTGCTTCGGGCAGACCTGCGTCTGGGCCGCCCGCTGCTGGCGGCGCTGGCGTTGCTGGCCGCGCTCGACTGGCTGTGCCAGCGCCTGCTGCCCCCTCCGGCTGCACTCGCCGTGCTGGCTGCCGCCGGTTGGATCGCGTTGTCCCGCCTGGCGCGCCCGTCGCGCCTGCCGGTGGCCACTCGCGCGGTGCTCATCACCG GTTGTGACTCTGGTTTTGGCAAGGAGACAGCCAAGAAACTGGACTCCATGGGCTTCACGGTGCTGGCCACTGTGTTGGAGTTGAATGGCCCCGGTGCCCTAGAGCTGCGCGCCTGCTGTTCCCCTCGCCTAAAGTTGCTGCAGATGGACCTGACCAAGCCAGCAGACATTAGCCGTGTGCTGGAGCTCACCAAGGCCCACACCACCAGTACGG GTCTATGGGGCCTGGTCAACAATGCAGGTCACAATGAAGTGGTGGCCGATGTGGAGCTGTCGCCAGTGGCCACATTCCGCAACTGTATGGAGGTGAACTTCTTTGGTGCACTGGAGCTGACCAAGGGCCTCCTACCCCTGCTGCGCTGCTCGAGGGGTCGCATTGTGACTATAGGCAGCCCAGCAG GAGATATGCCTTATCCGTGCTTGGCAGCCTATGGGACCTCTAAGGCAGCCATAGCGCTGCTCATGGACACATTCAGCTGTGAACTCCTTCCCTGGGGGGTCAAGGTCAGCGTCATCCAGCCTGGCTGCTTCAAGACAG AGTCTGTGACAAACGTGGGCCACTGGGAGCAGCGCAAGCAATTGCTGCTGGCCAGCCTGCCCCAAGAGTTGCTGCAGGCCTATGGCAAGGACTACGTTGAGCACTTGCACAGGCAGTTCCTGAACTCACTACGCATGGCAGTGCCTGACCTCAGCCCGGTTGTAGATGCCATCACAGATGCGCTGCTGGCGGCTCAGCCGCGCCTCCGATATTACCCAGGCCGCGGCACCGGGCTCATGTACTTCATCCACTACTACCTGCCTGAGAGCCTGCGGCGCCGCTTCCTGCAGACCTTCTTCATCAGCCACTGTCTGCCTAGGGCACTGCAGCCTGGCCAACCTGGCCCTATCTCTGCCCAGGACCCAAACCCAAGCTCGGGCTCTTCCCCAACATTGGCTCAGTGA